A genome region from Lutra lutra chromosome 11, mLutLut1.2, whole genome shotgun sequence includes the following:
- the LOC125081308 gene encoding vegetative cell wall protein gp1-like has protein sequence MRNNEPRGPAAPRASQLGPSPSRPPEEAAPHWGPPTPADSPPEANLRPSAHTREVEVKLSWAAPAPRRPLPPRSGPPHLRTGPGHPPRNPARRANLADSSQPPPPRPPRARPPRSLGELAGGADPAGSPSAVIERLTAPTVRAAFGGRGARTRARPAARSPRDLAPPFPTPTPSRTERQQTRRGVRAAATRAALDATTPPATRVPSLRLRPVSPARLTAPAAALTPQPKLSYLPNPSPLPSLSSFVFPLPSTPRGLSLLPALSPSYWSMEVSFDLSPFPLGERVVRLGRRACIDFCVVFTGEDGLSITRVSASDWIAAETPGT, from the coding sequence ATGCGTAACAATGAGCCCCGGGGCCCAGCAGCTCCGCGAGCTTCCCAGCTCGGCCCGAGCCCCTCTCGGCCCCCAGAGGAGGCGGCGCCTCACTGGGGTCCCCCAACCCCGGCAGACAGCCCACCCGAGGCCAACCTCCGACCGTCCGCCCACACACGCGAAGTTGAAGTCAAACTTTCCTGGGCAGCCCCGGCGCCGCGTCGGCCCCTTCCCCCCCGCTCAGGCCCGCCCCATCTCCGCACCGGGCCCGGCCACCCACCGCGCAACCCGGCCCGGAGGGCCAACCTCGCCGactcctcccagcccccgcccccgagACCCCCTCGGGCCCGGCCGCCGCGAAGCCTAGGTGAACTCGCGGGAGGCGCCGATCCGGCGGGTTCGCCATCGGCAGTTATAGAACGGTTAACTGCTCCCACTGTGAGGGCAGCCTTTGGCGGAAGAGGAGCGCGGACCCGAGCTCGCCCGGCCGCCCGGTCCCCTCGGGATcttgcccctcccttccccacccccaccccttcccgaACTGAAAGACAACAAACCCGCCGCGGAGTGCGGGCAGCCGCGACGCGGGCCGCCCTGGACGCGACAACACCACCAGCGACTCGTGTACCCTCTCTCCGACTGAGGCCGGTCTCTCCGGCGCGCCTTACTGCTCCCGCCGCTGCTCTTACTCCTCAACCGAAACTTTCCTACTTACCAAACCCGTCGCCATTACCAAGTCTTTCAAGCTTcgtcttccccctcccctcaaccccccgGGGGTTGAGCCTCCTCCCAGCTCTTTCGCCTTCTTATTGGTCTATGGAAGTGTCATTCgatctttcccctttcccatTGGGTGAGCGCGTCGTCCGTCTCGGGAGGCGGGCTTGTATTGACTTTTGTGTTGTGTTTACTGGAGAAGACGGTCTGTCAATCACAAGAGTGAGCGCTTCGGATTGGATTGCTGCCGAGACTCCGGGGACCTAA